The Dehalococcoidia bacterium genome includes a region encoding these proteins:
- the yajC gene encoding preprotein translocase subunit YajC, producing the protein MAIMFQLILTSAIILGGFYFILLRPILDQQRKTRRDLLALEVGDEVVTTGGLIGRVSDIRQPADGPIELLLELAPDVTVRALTTAILERRAPAAAAVSVEGDAAGGELPGGAAPHSA; encoded by the coding sequence ATGGCGATCATGTTCCAGCTCATCCTCACCTCCGCCATCATCCTCGGCGGTTTCTACTTCATCCTGCTGCGGCCGATCTTGGACCAGCAGCGCAAGACGCGGCGCGACCTGCTCGCGCTGGAAGTCGGCGATGAAGTCGTCACCACCGGCGGCCTGATCGGACGCGTAAGCGACATCCGCCAGCCGGCCGACGGCCCGATCGAGCTGCTGCTGGAGCTGGCGCCCGACGTCACCGTGCGCGCCCTGACGACGGCGATTCTCGAACGGCGGGCGCCCGCCGCCGCGGCGGTTTCCGTCGAAGGCGACGCGGCCGGCGGCGAGTTGCCAGGCGGCGCGGCGCCGCACTCGGCATAA